The region CCAGGGTGCGGTAGAAGAACAGAAACTGTAGTTCGTTTTTTGCAAAGGAAGGATAGTTGTAGCCGGCACATCTGGCACTTTCAAGTGACATGAAGGCACCGGATGCCGCTTCAGCCGTGGGCCTTAGGGAATCCGGCAGGTACGTCGTCCTCACTACGCCGCGAATTCGGTCCAGGGGAAGGCTGGATGATTCCACGACCAGACGCTCATTTCCCTCAAAGGCCCCGCAACCCTTTTCCGCACTTGTCAATATGCCTTCCAGAGGGTTGAATATCCATGCCCCAATGGTAGTGCCCGAGTGCAGGAGACAAACCATAATGGCAAAATGCCGATCGCCCGATACGAAGTGCCTGGTTCCATCCAAAGGATCGATAACCCAGACGGGCGCCTCTGAGTGCAGGGTTGATAACAGTCTTGGATCATCATGGACGCTCTCTTCTCCGAGTACCACTGAGCCGTCGATCAACCCGGGCAGGTGAGAGGCCAGAAACCTCTCGCACCGGGTATCCGCAGTTGTCGCCAGGTCGCCGTCGCTTTTCTCTTTAACATCATCCTGTCCGAGGTTCCTCCAAAGTGGCACGATGATCCGTTCGGCCGCCTCGCGAAGGAGGGCCTCGACCTGGGTGTGGGGGATATTCATAGAGAGCCCTTCATCTTCCTATGCCAACGGCCTTCCCCAGACAACTCTCGTCTGCAGCTGGAAATGAAGCGACCCTTCGTCATCCGCGAAATCCGCCAGGAGCCGGGACAGCTCGGTGTCGAAGGCCCTGACGTTGCTGTCACCCATGTGCTCCCTGGACATACTCTCCCTCGAATGAAAGGACTCAACGTAAGCTTCCACCGTCTGGGAGAAACTAACCGGGGCCGTTCTCATGTCTCCGACAGGGAGCAGATGGTCTCGATCCACCAGCTCTTTGATCAGGTCGATCTGTTTGTAGTGGCGATTGGTGGAATACTGTCGGATGAGTTCGCGCTCCGCTTCACCCCAGGGCGCATTGAAGGGACGGTCTCCTTCAACGATCGCGACGTTCCCGTCCGGCTTCAGTATCTCATGAAACTTCGGGAACACCACGCTCCAGTCCATCCAATGGATGCTCGCTCCGGCGGTCACCAACGAGTAACCCGGGTTCAGTTCAACTTCTTCGACGCGGCCCAGGATCCAGTTGAGGTTCGGATGGCCGCCCTTGTCCA is a window of Gemmatimonadota bacterium DNA encoding:
- a CDS encoding inositol monophosphatase yields the protein MNIPHTQVEALLREAAERIIVPLWRNLGQDDVKEKSDGDLATTADTRCERFLASHLPGLIDGSVVLGEESVHDDPRLLSTLHSEAPVWVIDPLDGTRHFVSGDRHFAIMVCLLHSGTTIGAWIFNPLEGILTSAEKGCGAFEGNERLVVESSSLPLDRIRGVVRTTYLPDSLRPTAEAASGAFMSLESARCAGYNYPSFAKNELQFLFFYRTLVWDHAPGILIVEEAGGFVRRLDGTGYSPVDDRKGLLCATNGEMWMSIQRTLVPSVAVMNT
- a CDS encoding class I SAM-dependent methyltransferase codes for the protein MNRNTPRPPQYQDEYAARFKHRNLAESYELRPPYPDETFRILLGLPGASSGRVLDAGCGTGRIARSLVDHVAGVDAVDFSREMIRVGKSLDKGGHPNLNWILGRVEEVELNPGYSLVTAGASIHWMDWSVVFPKFHEILKPDGNVAIVEGDRPFNAPWGEAERELIRQYSTNRHYKQIDLIKELVDRDHLLPVGDMRTAPVSFSQTVEAYVESFHSRESMSREHMGDSNVRAFDTELSRLLADFADDEGSLHFQLQTRVVWGRPLA